One Ananas comosus cultivar F153 linkage group 1, ASM154086v1, whole genome shotgun sequence DNA window includes the following coding sequences:
- the LOC109707044 gene encoding uncharacterized protein LOC109707044 isoform X1, which translates to MEGEQRREATEAAGAEGGKTGEEARIRKVVVVVAAVDESDVSLHALSWAIDHLLKSAANTLVLLHAQRAIDHFIYPAAGHAVYATTSVLVSIKKAQEENSRNVISRAMQICREKQVDAKTAIVDGDAKEVICQAAEQMQADLLVVGSRGLGTIKRTFLGSVSDYVAHHAKCPVLIVKPPKENHQ; encoded by the exons atggagGGGGAGCAGAGGCGTGAGGCAACGGAGGCGGCAGGCGCAGAAGGTGGTAAGACGGGCGAAGAGGCGAGAATAAggaaggtggtggtggtggtggcggcggtggaCGAGAGCGACGTGAGCCTGCATGCCTTGTCTTGGGCTATCGACCACCTCCTCAAATCCGCCGCCAACACCCTCGTTCTTCTCCACGCTCAGCGTGCCATCGACCACTTCATCTATCCTGCTGCAGGACACG CTGTTTATGCCACGACTTCAGTGCTGGTTTCCATCAAGAAGGCTCAGGAAGAGAACTCTAGGAATGTCATCTCGCGAGCCATGCAAATTTGCAGAGAGAAGCAG GTGGATGCTAAAACAGCCATCGTGGATGGCGATGCAAAAGAGGTAATCTGCCAGGCCGCGGAGCAAATGCAAGCCGATCTCCTCGTCGTAGGCAGCCGTGGTCTCGGCACAATCAAAAG GACCTTCTTGGGCAGCGTAAGCGACTATGTTGCGCATCATGCAAAATGCCCTGTCCTCATAGTCAAACCACCCAAAGAAAATCACCAGTGA
- the LOC109707044 gene encoding uncharacterized protein LOC109707044 isoform X2, translated as MEGEQRREATEAAGAEGGKTGEEARIRKVVVVVAAVDESDVSLHALSWAIDHLLKSAANTLVLLHAQRAIDHFIYPAAGHVLVSIKKAQEENSRNVISRAMQICREKQVDAKTAIVDGDAKEVICQAAEQMQADLLVVGSRGLGTIKRTFLGSVSDYVAHHAKCPVLIVKPPKENHQ; from the exons atggagGGGGAGCAGAGGCGTGAGGCAACGGAGGCGGCAGGCGCAGAAGGTGGTAAGACGGGCGAAGAGGCGAGAATAAggaaggtggtggtggtggtggcggcggtggaCGAGAGCGACGTGAGCCTGCATGCCTTGTCTTGGGCTATCGACCACCTCCTCAAATCCGCCGCCAACACCCTCGTTCTTCTCCACGCTCAGCGTGCCATCGACCACTTCATCTATCCTGCTGCAGGACACG TGCTGGTTTCCATCAAGAAGGCTCAGGAAGAGAACTCTAGGAATGTCATCTCGCGAGCCATGCAAATTTGCAGAGAGAAGCAG GTGGATGCTAAAACAGCCATCGTGGATGGCGATGCAAAAGAGGTAATCTGCCAGGCCGCGGAGCAAATGCAAGCCGATCTCCTCGTCGTAGGCAGCCGTGGTCTCGGCACAATCAAAAG GACCTTCTTGGGCAGCGTAAGCGACTATGTTGCGCATCATGCAAAATGCCCTGTCCTCATAGTCAAACCACCCAAAGAAAATCACCAGTGA